GTGTTTTGACACAGTAATGGCGAGATTATAAGGGAGTAAGAATAATTGTTAAAATTTGCCGCTAACATCAACCGCTTTTATGGCCATGATATTCTCCTCAAAACCATCTGCATTTATGGCTTTGGCCTTAATACGCATCTTATATACATAGATGGTTTTGTCTGAGTACTCCAGTATTTTGGCAATGGTTTCGGTATCTGTAATACCCATACGCATCAGGGCAAATATGCGCAGGTCTGTAGTAAGCACTTCATGCTCTTTGGGCCAGATCTGATCTTCTTTTTTAAATAAAGCGTTAAAGTCTTCAATAAAATGCGGGAAGATTTTCAGGAACACATGATCAAATGTATAGAACAAGGTTTCGCGTTCTTTTTTGATGTTGATCCTATCGGCCATGATCTGGATATCCTCATATTTTTTGAGTGATAACCGGGTATCTATAGAGCGCTTAATTTTTTCTAACTGAAGAATATAGCCTGAAATAAGATTGAAGAAGTAACCAATATATTCTTCTTTAATACGGGTGCCTTCCATCAAAGCTTCATTAACCTTCTCCAGCTGATTGTTTTTATCATCGATGATCTTCTCCTTGGTCTTCAGCTTTTGCAATTGCTTGAATAATATGACCGAGGTAACAATAACCAATATGGCCAAAACGGTTATCAGGCTTAAAAACACAATAAACCGGTGCTCCTCGCGCTCAATGTAAGTTAATTTCTCTGAAGCCACGATGGGCAACAAACTACCTATCTGGATCTTGCGCTGACGGGCGCCATAAAACTCGGCATCAACCAGTGCATGCTGTAAAGCAACATAAGCATTCTTGATATCGCCTTTTTTATAAAGCAGCTCTGCCAACCAAAAAAGGGCCAGGGTTTCTTTGGTAGATGAGCGAATATCGCTGATGGTGGCTTTGATGAGCAGTTCGGTACACTTATCGCGCTGCGAGGTATTAAGATAAACGTTGCTTAATGTGGAAGTAACGATGGCGTACTGGTGCTCGGTCAATTTTGTTCCCAACAGCTGGTTGAAGATCACCGCTGCCGAATCATAAGATCCGTTACGGAACTTCTTATAGCCCGTGAGATAAATATGATCATACGATCCAGGCTTACTCAAATCAATAGCCGAATCAATATACTGATTGGCCAGCCGGGTATAGTTGGGCGCATAGTTACGGTCGTTATCATAAGTAGCCAAGTCATAGTAAGCCCGCGTAATAATAGAGTAATACTCCATCTTAGAGCTATCGGCAAGGCGTTGCACATCAATGCCGTGCATACTATCAAAGGTTTCCTTAAACATTCCAGACGATAGCAGAATAAAACCCATCTGTATTTTACTCAGATCGCCGCGCTGTTTATCGTGCATATTGATACTCAGCTGTTGCAGCTTGTTAGCGTATACATAGGCCGAATCGAACTGATAGGATTTATACTCGTTATACAGATGATTGCTCAGCGTAAACTGCGATTGAAGGTTAACCGCATGAGTATGAATGAGCTGATCTTTGAGTTTTTGAATCCGTTGCTCCTTTTGCAGGTCGTAAGTGCTCTTTTTGTCAAATTCTTTTCTCAAAGTATCAAACAGCGCATCCGTGCGCGAGTCAGCAAAAGCCGGCACAAGGCCCAGGGTGCACAACAATAAAACAGCCAATAAACGCTTCATCAGGGGATAACTAAATTCGGTTTATGATTTAGTAGGATGGAAAAGTAGATATTTTTAGGCTTAGTAGAAAGTGCGATTTTAAATAATGGTTTAATACTTTTTCCACAACCAGCATCTTCGCCTTGTCAGATTTGTCCAAGTAATGGCCAATATCGTCCATTCTCAAAAGCTTATCGGCAACGTAGCTTTGAGTTATTCAATAATCACCTCATGAAAACATCAATTGTAAACGGCATTGCCATTAGCGGAGTTAGTGTTTACCAAAGCAAATATTCGGTGAAGAATACAACGGATAGGCTGCAAGCCGCACTGCAAAAACACAATGTAACCATATATGCCAGAATAGATCAGCAACAGGAATTACAAAAGGCGGGGTACACTATTTTACCGATGGAGTTTCTGCTATTCGGCAACCCTAAAGCCGGCGGACCGGTGATTATTGAAAATCCGGTAGCTGCGCTTGATCTGCCGTTGAAATTTATGATCTGGCAAGATGATCTGGATCAGGTACATGTTGCCTACAATGACGCTGAGTATATAAAAGATAGGTATCAACTCCCGGCAGACGTAGCTGCCCCGCTAAATCTTGATTCATTGATTTCTTCAGCATTATCATAACAGATCAAAATCATCAAAAAAATAAAATCACAAACACTCATTATAATCACCTTATAAAACTTATACTATCATGGCACAAACAGCAGAAAGACCATACCAAGGACAGGATGATCCGATGGTATTTAGCGAAATCAGACCGTTTTTAAAAGCACTGAACACCTCAGGCGGGCAGCCGCTTGAACAACTGAGCCCGGCAGATGCACGCCAGGTGTTAGTTGGCGCACAGGCATCTGTAACGGTTGACTATTCCGGAATTGAGGAAACAGAGCGCACCATCTCTCAAAACGGTTATGAAGTAAAAATCCACATCACCAAGCCTGAAGGCGCAAAAGCGGGTGCACCGGTTTTTATCTTTATTCACGGCGGCGGCTGGGTACTGGGAGATTACCCTACGCACAGGCGATTGGTTAGAGACCTGGTGGTTGCCAGTGGTGCAGTAGCTGTATTTCCAGACTATACGCCATCGCCAGAGGCCCAATACCCCACAGCTATTAACCAGATTTATGCAGCAACTGAATGGGTGGCAGCTCATGGTGCAGAAATTGGTGTAGATGGTAAAAACCTGGCCGTAGTTGGCAACAGCGTTGGCGGTAACATGACGGCGGCAATAGCTCTGATGGCTAAAGATAAAAACGGCCCTGAAATTAAATTGCAGGCCATGCTATGGCCGGTAACCGATGCCGGCTTTGAAACAGAGTCATACCAGCTTTTTGCCAATGGCCGTTTCCTCTCAAAAAATATGATGAAATGGTTTTGGGATAATTACCTGCCGGACGAAGCTAAAAGGAAAGAGATTTATGCTTCGCCATTACAGGCTACCGTTGAGCAACTGAAAGGGCTACCTCCGGCCCTGGTGCAAACCGCAGAAAACGACGTATTAAGAGATGAGGGCGAAGCCTATGCCCGCAAACTAAATGAAGCCGGCGTACTTGTTACGCTAACACGCTACGGCGGACTGATACATGATTATGGCTTGCTAAACCCCATAGCCCATGTACCGGCTATTAAGACAGCCATACAACAGGCAGCTGTTATAATTAAAAATAGCCTGAGCGAATAACCCATCAATATTAGAAATAAAAAAACCAGCAATTCAAATTGCTGGTTTTTTTATTGTGTGTTAAACTGCGGTGCAAATATGGTTAGGGCTTGCTCATCCTGAAAATTCATCCAGCATATCAAACGTAGGCACAAAAAACAGGGTGCCCGTTTTAGCAGTACTAAAGTCCAGTATACGGTCATAATTTCCCTCTGGTACCCCAACAAACATGTTAGTCAGCATTTTTTGTACAGTAGTGAACGTGCTGGCATAGGCAATAAAATAAGTACCCATCTGATTGGTTGACATTTTGCCGAACGGCATATTGTCGCGCACAATCTTCAGGTCATCACCCACATTGGCTAGTGCAATATGCGAGTTGGTGGGCTTAACATCATCGGCCATTTCTATATCATCTGCCTTTGACCGGCCAATCACGCGCTCTTGCGCTTCGGTAGACAGGTTTTTCCAGGCCTGCAGATCATGGATATATTTTTGCACAAACAGGTAACTACCGCCTTTGTAAGCCTCATCTTCATCACCCACTATTGCAAAAAGCTCACGGTCTACGCCCTGCGGATTTTCGGTACCGTCAACAAAACCCAGTATGGAGCGGCTGTCCCAGTACCTGAAACCATAAATCTCTTCAATACCATCAGCCACCGGTGCTAATATATCGGTCAGCGCAGCGGCCATATCGTAACAAATGCTGGTATCATCTGCACGGATATGCAAATGAATATCGCCTTTGGTAGCTACTGCTGTGTGCTTATTCCCGGCTATAGGCTCAAAATCAATCAGTTCTTTTGGCAAAGGCTGCGGAAGCCCCAGGCGAAGCCAGGCACCACGCCCAATACCCATTACACAACTGGCCCGCGACACCGGAAAACGCACATTGGCCGAATTATTAAGGTTAATAATCATTTTACACAGCCGGGCAAAAGCATCGCCAACAGCTATGTTTTCTTTAAAGTTCCACACCATGAAGATGGTGTTATTATTGGTATAATCTGTAACGTTCTGCGGATCAGGTGTCATAGTGCTGCTGCTTGTAAATGGCAACAAGATAAATAATAATTGGCTATATTCAGGCTCAATAAATCCACTTTATCCCCTATTACAAAATGCTACAACGTCAAAAAAACTGGTTCCAAAGACACATTGATTCCATGGACTTCGGCGAGCGTTTAGCCGACGCCGTTGCCGCCGGAATGGGCTCATGGCGATTCATTATAATTCAGACCATAATTGTCGCCGCATGGATGGTGCTCAATGCGGTGGCCTACATCTCCCACTGGGATCCTTATCCTTATATCCTGTTAAATCTGCTTTTTTCTACCCAGGCCGCTTATGCCGCGCCCATCATTATGATGGCCCAAAACCGCCAGAGCGACCGCGACCGTGTTAAAGCCGATGAGGATTTCCAAACCAATATTGATGCTAAAAAAGAGATAGAGCAGCTACAGATCAGGCTAAACAACATTGATATAGAAAAGCTGGACAAGATTATTGCCCTGCTTGAAAAACTGGATAAACAACAGTCTTAACCATACCTGATATCTATAAAAAAAGGGAGCAACCAATTAAGGCTGTTCCCTTTTTATGGAAACTTGCTATTGCCGCTATCTTGCCTTTGCAACAGCGTTTTTTAACTGCTCGGTTGAAGAAAAGCCTTGTTTACGCCATACCTCTTTACCATTCTGGTAATAGATCAGCGTTGGCAACACGTTTACTTTCAGGTTGCGTGCCAGAGCGGTATTATCATACTGCTCAATACTCACAATTTTGGGGGCAAAGCCTTGGGTTGATTTCAACGAATCTAAAACTGGCACCAATTTTTTGCAGGCCCCGCAGTAGCGCGAGCCAAAATCAATTAACACCTGCGGTGCTGATGCTGCCAATTGCTGATATTGTGAGGCTGATAATGACAAGCCTTTTTTAGTGTTAGACACAACCGGATAACCCGAGCCTACCCAGTTGGCCAATCCACCTGGCAATTCATATACTTGCTTAAAGCCTTTTTCGCGCAGTTCTGCAGATAGTACCGAGCTGCGGCCATTAGCAATGGAGTAAACAAACGTAGGCTTGTCTTTAGAAAGCGCCGCCAGTTGCTGTGCATATCCTGCAGCTTTGGCATCAAAGCTTACAGCACCCTTGATATGATTTTGCGCATATTCTTCGGCCGAACGGGCATCCAGTATCTGCGCGTTGTTACCGGCTGCTTTTAGTTTGCTTTCAAACTCGTTGATGGTAATCTTATTAGTTTGTTTGCCTGCCGTTTGCGCATAAACACTACCTACGCTAATGAACAGTGCTAACAGGCCAAGTTTTATAGTTTTCATATTGATTTTAGGTTAAATGATAAAAGGAGCCGCCCCGTGCGACGACTCCCCTATCCTGATTGTTTTATTGATTGTTTTCCAGGTGATGAATCTGTTTATTGCTGGCCTCAGAACGGCTGATAAACGGATAGATGTTGTTCTTTTTAGCCTCGGCATCAAACAGCGCTTTTAATTCGGCCAGTTTCTGCGGATACTTTTTGGCCAGGTCGTTACGCTCGTTAAAGTCGGTGGTCAGGTCATACAGTTTCCACTCGTCTTTGTCATAGCTTTGATCTGGTGGCGTTTTGCCGCCGGTAAACTGGAAGTCTACGTTGTCAGGATGATGCGCTGCTTCGGCTTTCCAGCCATCTTTATAAATAGATCTTGAAGCGAAGATGTAATAATACTGAACCTTGTGCAGCGACGGCGCCTGCGCATTGTTGAACGATGAGTATAGCGATTTACCCTGCAGCGTATCCTGCTTAATGCCTTTTACATACTCAGGCAATTTCAGGCCAGCTGCTTCAATAGTGGTTGGGAAGATGTCGCTCACGTGACCATATTGAGTACGGATACCACCTTTCTCTTTGATCAATTTAGGATAATAAACAATCAGCGGATTATGGGTACCGCCCTCGGCGTCAGCGTCAGATTTCCAGTATTTAAACGGCGTATTAGCTGCCTGCGCCCAACCCAGCGGATAGTTGGTTGAAGCCTCTGGCGTGCCAATCAGGTCAAACTCGTTCTCGTTGGCTTTAATGTAGGCGTCCTCTGATGCTGTAGCAGGCGAGTTTTTACCCGGACTAATCACACCGTGCAGCGAGCCTTCTTTACTGGCGCCGTTATCACCTATCATTACAAAGACCAGCGTGTTATCAAACTGTCCTGATTTTTTAAGGTAAGTAATCACCCGGCCCACCTGGTCATCAATATAGGTCAGGTAACCGGCATATACTTCCATAAAGCGAGCGTACAGCTTTTTCTGATCGGGCGACAGGCTGTTCCAGGCTTTGATGCGCTCGTTACGCTCTGGCAGTTGTGCATAAGCTGGTATTACGCCCAGCTTTTTCTGGTTGGCGAATACCTTTTCGCGGTAAGCATCCCAGCCGTCATCAAACTGGCCTTTGTACAAGTCGCTCCACTCGTGGCTTACCTGGTGCGGCGCATGGGTAGCGGCCGGGGCGTAGTACAGGAAGAACGGTTTATCGGGCGCAGCTTTATGGGCGGCATCAATATAAGCAATGGCCTTATCGGTAATCTGCTCGTTCAGGTTGCGGCCATCTGGTTTTACATGGAAGTTATCTTCAACCAAGTGCGGCGGGTGATACTGGTCTGTAGCCGATTCCAGGAAACCGAAGTGATGATCAAAACCTTTGCCTGTAGGCCAACGATCAAACGGACCGACGGCAGTGGTATCTTCATCTGGTGTTACCCCCCATTTACCCACAGCAAAGGTGCTGTAACCGTTCTCGCGCAGGGCTTCGGCAATAGTACCCTTATCTGCCGGGATGCGGCCATCATACCCCGGGAAACCGGCTGCTGATGAGGCATGCGCAAAATTGCCCATGTGCACATAATGATGGTTACGACCGGTTAACAACGATGAACGCGTAGGCGCACAAATACCAGCTGTATGAAAGTTGGTGTAACGCAAGCCATTGTTAGCCAGCGTATCAAAGTTAGGCGTACGGGCCAACCCGCCAAAGGTTGACGAGGCGCCAAAGCCCACGTCGTCCAGTAAGATCCAGACAATGTTTGGAGCCCCCGCTGGTGCATGGATAGGCTTTGGCCACCATTCTTTAGATTCTGACAGGCTTTTGCCTATAACTCCCTTGTAAGTGGCCGGTGTAGACGGCGGAATGTTTTGCTGTGCCGATGCCGAAAGCGCCAGCCCCGCCAGTGCGGCAACAAAGCCCAGTTGTTTAATTGTTTTCATGTTTTTTGTGATGTATTGTGATTGTTGTTATTGTGTTTTTTGTTTATGAGTATTGATTTAAAAGATTCTCCAATCCCTCCCTCGGGAGGGGCGCGTAAGAATATGCGGTGGCAGGGAGGGGTTTCGCCGCTTTGTTACATCGCTTGGCTAAACCCCTCCCTACACCCTCCCGAGGGAGGGAAGCGCAATGGCCCCGCGCTTTATTCGGATACCTTCAGTTTAAATTACCAGCCAGGGTTTTGCGTCAGCTTGCCATTGCTGTTATCAATCTCCTGCTGCGGTATGGGGAACAGGTAGAATTTACCTTTCACTCCATTATTTACATTGGTTTTGCCCACTTTTAGCATGGCAGCTTCCAGGATGCCGTTACCACTGGCGTCACGCTCGCGGATGAGATCAAACCAGCGTTGATACTCAAATACAAACTCCAGGCGGCGCTCCAGGTAAACCGCGTCGCGGAATTGCGCCTGTGTCAGTCCACTTAAAGGATCAAGACCTGCGCGGGCACGCACCCGATTGATAGAAGTATAGGCTTTAGTTGTAGGGCCATTTAACTCATTCTCCGCTTCAGCATGGATGAGCAATACTTCAGAGAAACGGATGATAGACACATTGGCACTCGATTCGGCTTCGTTTGATACCACACCTGGGTCCCAATATTTATTAAAGAAGGGAATTGAGTCATTAGCTATTTTGGTATCGTTCAGCTTGCCATAGTATTTGCCATCGGTCGGGCTCAAAAAGCGGGTAACAAAGGTGGCATTACGGCGCTTGTCTTTAGCCGAATAGAGTTTATAGACGCTGAAGAAATGGTCGATACCATCGGGTTTGGTAGCATCGGGCTGCGAGTAAAACACTACCTGTATGGCGTAACTGCCCACAATGCCAGGTATGCCATTCAGCACAGACCGAGGAGCCTCATTATTGCCCTGCCCCTGCGAGTTTGATTTAAATTGTGCCGAGAAAATATGCTCTTTACCATTTTTTGTAGCCGGCAGAAAAACGTCGGCATAACTGCTGAACAGGTCATACCCGTACGGGCCGTTAATTACTTCTTCGGCTTTGCTTACGGCATCGCTCCACTTGCGTTCGGTCAGGTAAACCTTGGCCAGGATAGATTTGGCGGCTCCGGCTGTAGCACGGCCAACATCGGCCCCGCTGTAGCTATTGGGCAGTGTGACTGCGGCTTCGGTCAGGTCTTTTTCTATTTGCGCATAAACTGTTGCGGCCGGTGCGCGTGGCACTTGCAAATCAGACAGGTTAATGGATGTTTGGTCATGCAGTACCAGCGGCACATCGCCATACAACCTTACCAGGTTAAAGTAGTAAAGCGCCCGCAAAAATTTGGCCTCGGCAACCAACCTGCCTCTAAGCGTAGCATCAAAGTTGATATGCGGAATAGTATCTATGGCAATGTTGGCCTTTTTGATACCGGCATAATGCTGCTGCCATAACTGCAACACGCGCAGGCCTGATGATGAATGCCCGAGTACCGATTGCGAGCGCACATCGGCATTGGTAGCGCCCGGGCCAGGACCAATATCATCAGACATAAAATCCATACCCGTATTGAGCAGCGTATTATAAGGCGTTTGCACCGAGTTAGAGCCTGCGTTAAGCAGCGAATAAGCCGCAGTTACGGCCGACACCGCATCGGCCTGTGTTTTATAAAACTGACTAGCCGGAATGAAGGACGACGGATCCTCCTTCAGCTTGGCGCACGATACCGCGCCCAAGGCCAGCAGCCATATAGCATATTTAAAATTCTTCATAATCATTACTTCTAAAAGTTTAAAGGGTTACCGAAAGGCCAGCCAGGATAGATTTGCTGTTTGGATAAGCCCCGTTATCTACACCAAGGTTAATAACCGATTGCTCGTTACTGCTCACCTCGGGGTCATACCCGGTATATTTTGTCCAGGTGATGAGGTTAGTGGCGGTAACATACAGGCGCACTTTTTTAATCTTAGAGATTTTCAGCAACGATTGCGGGAAGGTGTAGCCCAGCGTCAGGTTTTTGAGGCGCAGGTAAGAACCATCTTCCAAAAACCGGTCTGATATGGTTGCCGCCGGGTCCTGGAATGCGCTGTGCACATCGGTATTGGTGTTGGTTGGCGTCCAGCGGTTTAGCAAAGTGGTGGTAGCGTTGGTGTAACCGGTACCCAGTTCTAACACACCGCGCTGCTGATTGTAGATCTTGTTACCGTAAGATGTCTGCAAGAACACCGACAGGTCTACTCCTTTGTAAGTGAACGTATTGGTGATACCCCCCGTAAACTTAGGCTGCGCGTTACCCAGAATAGTGCGATCATCTGCCTGGGTAATTTTGCCGTCGCCGTTTAAGTCCTGGTAAGCCTGGCCGCCTGGCGAAGTATTGGCAGCCGGGGTAAGTGCCGGTCCGCCGGCTTTAATTAACCCATTGGTTTTGTAGCCGATGAAAGAGCCGATTGGCTGCCCCACGCGCAGAATAGACGGCAGTGATGAATCTGGAATAAACTGATTTACCCCATTACCCCCCAGGCTAAGCACTTTATTGCGGTTAACGGCAAACACAATGCTGGTGTTCCATTTAAAATCGCCAATCAGGTTGCGGGTGTTAATGCCTAATTCAAAGCCCTTATTTTCTACCGAACCCACGTTTTCATACTGCTGCGGGTTGGTAATGGCCGTATTGGTAATAACCGTCAAACCGCTGGTTGCCGGTAGCGGCAGATAAAGCAGTAGGTTGGTGGTTTTTTTGTAATAAACATCGGTAACCAGGCTGATGCGGTCTTTGAGCAAACCCAGATCGATACCAAAATCATACTGAGCAGTTTTCTCCCAGGTGAGGTTTGGGTTTGATAAACTGTTTGGCGCAAAGCCAGCAACCGTAGTACCGCCAAAATTATAGCGGTAGTAACCCAGCTGCGAGTAAGATTGATAGGCAGGAATATCGCTATTACCAGTACTGCCCGCGCTTAAACGGAATTTAAGCTGACTGATAGCGCTGGTGTTGCGTACCCAATCCTCATCGCTGGCGTTCCAGGCGATGGCTGCTGAAGGGAACGTGGCCCATTGGTGTCCCGGTGCAAATTTTGATGAGCCGTCAGCACGTAAGGTTAGGGTAAGCAAATACTTGCCATCAAAGCCATAGTTTACTCTACCCAGAAAAGAGTTAAGCGCCCAGGCACTGGCAGATGATGACGGTGCGATAGCAAAGCCACCTGCGGTGATAGATGTTACCGCGCCAGAACCCAGGTTGTTATAGGCTGAGTAATCGCTCACAAAACCAGATGAACCGGTTACAGACCCCTGCGCCTTAAACTGCTGCTGCGTAAAACCACCCAGCACGGTAAGCGAATGCTTGCCAAATTTATTATTGTAGGTAACGGTATTCTCATTCAGCCAGTTGGTAGAAAATAAGCTGCCTACCTCGCCCAAACCACCATAGCCAGAACCCTCATAAACAGTCGATGGCAGGTAACGGTTCTGTTTGTTGTCGATGATATCTACCCCGAATAATACCCGTGCGGTTAAGTGTTGAGAAAAGCGATAATCGCCGGCAATGTTTCCCAGTATGCGGTTGGTGGTGGTAGTATTCAGTTGATTATAAAGCGTATTGATGGGGTTGCCATAAACACCTTCAAAAATATTTTTCAGGAAGAAGGTACCATCGGCATTATAAATCGGCGTAGTTGGCGTCATTAATAAAATGGCAGGCACCACACCCGCAGGAGCCACTTGTGCCGAGGTACGACTAACGGTAACATTGCTTGATATTTTGAAGTCATCGTTATAATCGTGCTCCACATTTACCCGGCCGGCAAAGCGTTCAAAGTTGGTATTGTTAAGTACACCGTTCTGCTTAAAATAATTACCCGAAAAAGCCAGACGCGTTTTCTCTGTACCCGAGAGGATAGACAGCGAGTGATTCTGTTGACCAGCAGTGCGGAAGGCAGCAGCCTGCCAATCGGTGTTTACGTGGTATGGATTCAGTTGATCGGCTGTTTGGGTTGATTTGCCGCTGTTCACTAAGGCGTCGTTACGCAAAGCCCCCCACTGATCAGCATTGAGCAGCGAGATGGTTTTGGTAACCTTTTGCCAGCCATAACTGGCATCGTAACTAACGGATGACACACCTGCCTTACCTTTTTTTGTGGTGATGATAATCACCCCGTTTGCGCCGCGTGTACCATAGATGGCAGTGGCCGATGCATCTTTCAGCACCTCGATACTTTCAATATCTGCCGTATTGAGTGATGCCAGCGGGTTAATTTTCGGTCCGTTGGTTACGCCAGCATCAGTTAGTGAATTACTGTTAGAGGTTGGGAAACCATCTATCACGTACAATGGCTCGGCCACGGCATTGATGGAGTTTACCCCCCTGATCTGCACTGTGGCGCCAGCTCCTGGCTGACCGGTAGCCTGCGTTACCTGTATGCCGGAAACGTTGCCTTGTAAAACCCTATCGGGCGAGGCCACTGTTTGCTGCAGCGCCGCCGGAGATAAAGACGCAATGGAGCCGGTAATATCTTTACGTTTCTGCGTACCATAGCCTACCACCACCACGTCATTTAGCTGGTTGGTGGTGGCCTTTAACTCAACGGTAATAGGGCTGCCGTTGGCCGTTATCTTTTG
This region of Mucilaginibacter yixingensis genomic DNA includes:
- a CDS encoding DUF1003 domain-containing protein, which encodes MLQRQKNWFQRHIDSMDFGERLADAVAAGMGSWRFIIIQTIIVAAWMVLNAVAYISHWDPYPYILLNLLFSTQAAYAAPIIMMAQNRQSDRDRVKADEDFQTNIDAKKEIEQLQIRLNNIDIEKLDKIIALLEKLDKQQS
- a CDS encoding Dyp-type peroxidase; its protein translation is MTPDPQNVTDYTNNNTIFMVWNFKENIAVGDAFARLCKMIINLNNSANVRFPVSRASCVMGIGRGAWLRLGLPQPLPKELIDFEPIAGNKHTAVATKGDIHLHIRADDTSICYDMAAALTDILAPVADGIEEIYGFRYWDSRSILGFVDGTENPQGVDRELFAIVGDEDEAYKGGSYLFVQKYIHDLQAWKNLSTEAQERVIGRSKADDIEMADDVKPTNSHIALANVGDDLKIVRDNMPFGKMSTNQMGTYFIAYASTFTTVQKMLTNMFVGVPEGNYDRILDFSTAKTGTLFFVPTFDMLDEFSG
- a CDS encoding rhodanese-like domain-containing protein, with the translated sequence MKTIKLGLLALFISVGSVYAQTAGKQTNKITINEFESKLKAAGNNAQILDARSAEEYAQNHIKGAVSFDAKAAGYAQQLAALSKDKPTFVYSIANGRSSVLSAELREKGFKQVYELPGGLANWVGSGYPVVSNTKKGLSLSASQYQQLAASAPQVLIDFGSRYCGACKKLVPVLDSLKSTQGFAPKIVSIEQYDNTALARNLKVNVLPTLIYYQNGKEVWRKQGFSSTEQLKNAVAKAR
- a CDS encoding RagB/SusD family nutrient uptake outer membrane protein, which translates into the protein MKNFKYAIWLLALGAVSCAKLKEDPSSFIPASQFYKTQADAVSAVTAAYSLLNAGSNSVQTPYNTLLNTGMDFMSDDIGPGPGATNADVRSQSVLGHSSSGLRVLQLWQQHYAGIKKANIAIDTIPHINFDATLRGRLVAEAKFLRALYYFNLVRLYGDVPLVLHDQTSINLSDLQVPRAPAATVYAQIEKDLTEAAVTLPNSYSGADVGRATAGAAKSILAKVYLTERKWSDAVSKAEEVINGPYGYDLFSSYADVFLPATKNGKEHIFSAQFKSNSQGQGNNEAPRSVLNGIPGIVGSYAIQVVFYSQPDATKPDGIDHFFSVYKLYSAKDKRRNATFVTRFLSPTDGKYYGKLNDTKIANDSIPFFNKYWDPGVVSNEAESSANVSIIRFSEVLLIHAEAENELNGPTTKAYTSINRVRARAGLDPLSGLTQAQFRDAVYLERRLEFVFEYQRWFDLIRERDASGNGILEAAMLKVGKTNVNNGVKGKFYLFPIPQQEIDNSNGKLTQNPGW
- a CDS encoding arylsulfatase produces the protein MKTIKQLGFVAALAGLALSASAQQNIPPSTPATYKGVIGKSLSESKEWWPKPIHAPAGAPNIVWILLDDVGFGASSTFGGLARTPNFDTLANNGLRYTNFHTAGICAPTRSSLLTGRNHHYVHMGNFAHASSAAGFPGYDGRIPADKGTIAEALRENGYSTFAVGKWGVTPDEDTTAVGPFDRWPTGKGFDHHFGFLESATDQYHPPHLVEDNFHVKPDGRNLNEQITDKAIAYIDAAHKAAPDKPFFLYYAPAATHAPHQVSHEWSDLYKGQFDDGWDAYREKVFANQKKLGVIPAYAQLPERNERIKAWNSLSPDQKKLYARFMEVYAGYLTYIDDQVGRVITYLKKSGQFDNTLVFVMIGDNGASKEGSLHGVISPGKNSPATASEDAYIKANENEFDLIGTPEASTNYPLGWAQAANTPFKYWKSDADAEGGTHNPLIVYYPKLIKEKGGIRTQYGHVSDIFPTTIEAAGLKLPEYVKGIKQDTLQGKSLYSSFNNAQAPSLHKVQYYYIFASRSIYKDGWKAEAAHHPDNVDFQFTGGKTPPDQSYDKDEWKLYDLTTDFNERNDLAKKYPQKLAELKALFDAEAKKNNIYPFISRSEASNKQIHHLENNQ
- a CDS encoding DUF6377 domain-containing protein produces the protein MKRLLAVLLLCTLGLVPAFADSRTDALFDTLRKEFDKKSTYDLQKEQRIQKLKDQLIHTHAVNLQSQFTLSNHLYNEYKSYQFDSAYVYANKLQQLSINMHDKQRGDLSKIQMGFILLSSGMFKETFDSMHGIDVQRLADSSKMEYYSIITRAYYDLATYDNDRNYAPNYTRLANQYIDSAIDLSKPGSYDHIYLTGYKKFRNGSYDSAAVIFNQLLGTKLTEHQYAIVTSTLSNVYLNTSQRDKCTELLIKATISDIRSSTKETLALFWLAELLYKKGDIKNAYVALQHALVDAEFYGARQRKIQIGSLLPIVASEKLTYIEREEHRFIVFLSLITVLAILVIVTSVILFKQLQKLKTKEKIIDDKNNQLEKVNEALMEGTRIKEEYIGYFFNLISGYILQLEKIKRSIDTRLSLKKYEDIQIMADRINIKKERETLFYTFDHVFLKIFPHFIEDFNALFKKEDQIWPKEHEVLTTDLRIFALMRMGITDTETIAKILEYSDKTIYVYKMRIKAKAINADGFEENIMAIKAVDVSGKF
- a CDS encoding DUF302 domain-containing protein; the protein is MKTSIVNGIAISGVSVYQSKYSVKNTTDRLQAALQKHNVTIYARIDQQQELQKAGYTILPMEFLLFGNPKAGGPVIIENPVAALDLPLKFMIWQDDLDQVHVAYNDAEYIKDRYQLPADVAAPLNLDSLISSALS
- a CDS encoding alpha/beta hydrolase; this encodes MAQTAERPYQGQDDPMVFSEIRPFLKALNTSGGQPLEQLSPADARQVLVGAQASVTVDYSGIEETERTISQNGYEVKIHITKPEGAKAGAPVFIFIHGGGWVLGDYPTHRRLVRDLVVASGAVAVFPDYTPSPEAQYPTAINQIYAATEWVAAHGAEIGVDGKNLAVVGNSVGGNMTAAIALMAKDKNGPEIKLQAMLWPVTDAGFETESYQLFANGRFLSKNMMKWFWDNYLPDEAKRKEIYASPLQATVEQLKGLPPALVQTAENDVLRDEGEAYARKLNEAGVLVTLTRYGGLIHDYGLLNPIAHVPAIKTAIQQAAVIIKNSLSE